The following coding sequences lie in one Streptomyces xiamenensis genomic window:
- a CDS encoding PPOX class F420-dependent oxidoreductase: MTEQVEFSPAERAYLATQRLARLATVDPAGRPQAKPVGFFAQVDGTLLIGGQAMGASVKWRNLTVNPHLSLVVDDLASVTPWRVRGVEIRGIAQLLVGEVDLGPGFSPEVIRVRPRRILSWGLPG, from the coding sequence ATGACGGAGCAGGTTGAGTTCAGCCCCGCCGAGCGCGCCTACCTGGCCACCCAGCGGCTGGCCCGGCTGGCCACGGTGGATCCCGCCGGACGCCCGCAGGCAAAGCCGGTGGGCTTCTTCGCACAGGTCGACGGCACGCTGCTGATCGGCGGCCAGGCGATGGGCGCCTCGGTCAAGTGGCGCAACCTGACGGTCAATCCCCATCTGTCGCTGGTCGTGGACGACCTGGCGAGCGTCACCCCCTGGCGGGTACGCGGGGTGGAGATCCGCGGGATCGCCCAACTGCTGGTGGGCGAGGTGGATCTGGGCCCCGGCTTCAGCCCGGAGGTCATCCGGGTGCGTCCGCGCCGCATCCTCAGCTGGGGACTGCCCGGCTGA
- a CDS encoding AlkA N-terminal domain-containing protein, translating into MDDDSRYEAVRSRDERFDGVFYTAVRTTGIYCRPSCPAVTPKRAHVTFHPSAAAAQAAGYRACRRCRPDAVPGSAEWNVRADAVGRAMRMIADGVVDRDGVTGLASRLGYSPRQVQRQLTTELGAGPVALARAQRAHSARILLQSTALPITEIAFAAGFSSVRQFNDTIRQVYARTPTEVRGGRTTPPQDRAGVPLRLAHRGPYAAREIFDFLGRRAITGIEEMTGEPGARLYRRSLDLPHGSGIAEVGEHDGKGWLPARLMLTDLRDLTTAVQRLRRLFDLDADPYAVAERFAADPHLGPLAAARPGLRSPGAAQPHELAVRAVLGQQITVAGARTLGGTLVAAYGKPLPAPDGALTHVFPTADALAGAPLGELGMPGARRRTLRTLCAALADGTVTLDPGADRDATEAALLALPGIGPWTAGYLRMRALGDPDVFLPGDAGVRHGLAGIGATAADAEGWRPWRSYAVHHLWQVTPAARTGHRD; encoded by the coding sequence ATGGACGACGACAGCAGGTACGAGGCGGTCCGCAGCCGCGACGAGCGGTTCGACGGGGTCTTCTACACGGCCGTGCGCACCACCGGCATCTACTGCCGGCCCAGCTGCCCGGCCGTCACCCCCAAGCGGGCTCACGTCACCTTCCACCCCTCGGCCGCCGCCGCCCAGGCCGCCGGCTACCGGGCCTGCCGCCGCTGCCGCCCCGACGCCGTCCCCGGATCGGCGGAGTGGAACGTCCGCGCCGACGCGGTCGGGCGCGCCATGCGCATGATCGCCGACGGTGTCGTGGACCGCGACGGCGTCACCGGGCTCGCCTCCCGGCTCGGCTACAGCCCCCGCCAGGTGCAGCGCCAGCTCACCACCGAACTCGGCGCGGGACCCGTCGCGCTGGCCCGCGCCCAGCGCGCGCACAGCGCCCGCATCCTGCTCCAGAGCACCGCGCTGCCGATCACCGAGATCGCCTTCGCGGCCGGGTTCTCCAGCGTCCGGCAGTTCAACGACACGATCCGGCAGGTCTACGCCCGCACCCCCACCGAGGTCCGTGGCGGCCGGACCACCCCGCCCCAGGACCGGGCCGGCGTCCCGCTGCGGCTGGCCCACCGGGGTCCGTACGCAGCCCGGGAGATCTTCGACTTCCTCGGCCGCCGTGCCATCACGGGCATCGAGGAGATGACGGGGGAGCCGGGTGCCCGTCTCTACCGCCGTTCCCTCGACCTGCCGCACGGCAGCGGCATCGCCGAGGTGGGCGAGCACGACGGGAAGGGCTGGCTGCCCGCCCGGCTCATGCTGACGGACCTGCGGGATCTCACCACGGCCGTGCAGCGGCTGCGCCGGCTGTTCGACCTGGACGCCGATCCGTACGCGGTCGCCGAGCGCTTCGCCGCCGATCCGCATCTGGGGCCGCTCGCCGCCGCCCGCCCCGGGCTGCGGTCCCCCGGCGCCGCCCAGCCGCACGAACTGGCGGTGCGCGCCGTCCTCGGCCAGCAGATCACGGTGGCCGGTGCCCGGACCCTGGGCGGCACCCTGGTCGCGGCGTACGGCAAGCCGCTGCCGGCGCCCGACGGTGCTCTCACCCATGTCTTCCCCACCGCCGACGCCCTCGCCGGTGCCCCGCTCGGCGAGCTGGGCATGCCCGGGGCCAGGCGCCGCACCCTGCGCACGCTGTGCGCCGCGCTCGCCGACGGCACCGTGACCCTCGACCCCGGCGCCGACCGTGACGCGACGGAGGCCGCGTTGCTCGCGCTGCCCGGGATCGGCCCGTGGACCGCCGGCTATCTGCGGATGCGGGCGCTGGGCGATCCGGATGTCTTCCTGCCGGGGGACGCCGGGGTGCGGCACGGTCTGGCGGGTATCGGCGCCACCGCGGCCGACGCGGAGGGCTGGCGGCCGTGGCGTTCGTACGCGGTCCACCATCTGTGGCAGGTCACCCCGGCGGCGCGGACCGGCCATCGCGACTGA
- a CDS encoding DUF2637 domain-containing protein — protein sequence MTDIEFSWVIAGAVLLAGALVAVTLMSKGRKPAAAAADGVQSDSWEVMEERRRRKERAYATASYLLLFCCAGVAAALSFQGLVGFGRENLNLSGGWEYLVPFGLDGAAMFCAVIAVREASQGDASLGSRMLVWLFAGAAAWFNWVHAPRGEMHAGAPQFFAGMSLSAAILFDRALKQTRKAALREQGLVPRPLPQIRFVRWMRAPRETYGAWSLMLLENVRTLDEAVEEVREERRTKELEKARRKEQRKLEKARIKALGRQQRVEVAVEQAGGDRTEPAALESGQAPGGRRALDAPGSGGTATATAASSRTDLSGADGRLNSLEEKLAQIERQFG from the coding sequence ATGACCGACATAGAGTTCAGCTGGGTGATCGCAGGAGCCGTGCTCCTGGCGGGTGCCCTTGTCGCGGTGACCCTGATGAGCAAGGGACGCAAACCTGCGGCAGCGGCTGCCGACGGGGTGCAGAGCGACTCGTGGGAAGTGATGGAGGAGCGCCGCCGGCGCAAGGAGCGCGCGTACGCGACCGCCTCCTACCTTCTGCTCTTCTGCTGCGCCGGAGTGGCGGCGGCGCTGTCCTTCCAGGGGCTGGTCGGCTTCGGCCGGGAGAACCTGAACCTCTCGGGCGGCTGGGAGTACCTGGTCCCGTTCGGCCTGGACGGCGCGGCCATGTTCTGTGCGGTGATCGCGGTGCGCGAGGCGAGCCAGGGCGACGCGTCGCTGGGCTCGCGGATGCTGGTGTGGCTGTTCGCCGGTGCCGCCGCCTGGTTCAACTGGGTGCACGCGCCGCGCGGTGAGATGCACGCCGGCGCCCCGCAGTTCTTCGCCGGGATGTCGCTCTCCGCGGCCATCCTCTTCGACCGCGCGCTCAAGCAGACCCGCAAGGCGGCGCTGCGCGAGCAGGGCCTGGTGCCGCGTCCGCTGCCGCAGATCCGGTTCGTCCGGTGGATGCGGGCGCCGCGCGAGACCTACGGTGCCTGGTCGCTGATGCTGCTGGAGAATGTCCGCACCCTGGACGAGGCCGTCGAGGAGGTCCGCGAGGAGCGCCGTACCAAGGAGCTGGAGAAGGCCCGCCGCAAGGAGCAGCGCAAGCTGGAGAAGGCGCGGATCAAGGCGCTGGGCCGGCAGCAGCGGGTCGAGGTCGCGGTGGAGCAGGCCGGCGGGGACCGTACGGAGCCGGCGGCGCTGGAGTCCGGTCAGGCTCCCGGCGGACGGCGGGCGCTGGACGCCCCGGGCAGCGGTGGCACCGCCACCGCGACGGCCGCGTCCTCCCGTACCGATCTGTCCGGCGCGGACGGCCGGCTCAACTCTCTTGAGGAGAAACTGGCCCAGATCGAGCGTCAGTTCGGCTGA
- a CDS encoding DUF456 domain-containing protein — protein MGIWQLLLVGLVMLLGLLGIMVPGVPGSLAVWAAVFWWSSAEGTSQAWWVLVTATALLLVHQVVQWLLPAAGRREAGVRKRQLLFAGGTGIVGFFVLPVVGVVPGFIGALYGWERARLGDHGAAVSSTRVIMRSVGRRMLVELAACLLVTGLWLGVLRWG, from the coding sequence ATGGGGATATGGCAGCTGTTGCTGGTGGGCCTGGTGATGCTGTTGGGTCTGCTGGGCATCATGGTGCCCGGGGTGCCGGGATCACTGGCGGTGTGGGCGGCGGTGTTCTGGTGGAGTTCCGCCGAAGGCACCTCGCAGGCGTGGTGGGTGCTGGTCACCGCCACCGCGTTATTACTGGTTCATCAAGTGGTGCAGTGGCTGCTTCCGGCCGCCGGCCGGCGGGAGGCCGGGGTACGGAAGCGTCAGCTGCTGTTCGCCGGGGGGACGGGGATCGTCGGTTTCTTCGTCCTGCCGGTGGTCGGGGTGGTGCCGGGGTTCATCGGGGCCCTGTACGGGTGGGAGCGGGCCCGGCTCGGTGACCACGGCGCGGCGGTGTCCTCCACCCGCGTCATCATGCGCTCGGTCGGGCGCCGGATGCTGGTCGAACTGGCGGCATGTCTGCTGGTGACGGGGTTGTGGCTCGGCGTGCTGCGGTGGGGCTGA
- a CDS encoding PPOX class F420-dependent oxidoreductase — protein sequence MSPSIATNTRVELPGLLEFVRPRHRAILLTRRADGAPQGSPLTCGVDDDGRIVVSTYPERAKTRNARRDERVSLIVLSDEWNGPWVQVDGTAEVLDLPEALEPLVTYYRNIAGEHPDWDEYRAAMTKQGKSLIRITPTHWGPIATGGFPARLA from the coding sequence ATGAGTCCCTCCATCGCCACCAACACCCGTGTCGAACTGCCCGGACTGCTGGAGTTCGTCCGCCCCCGGCACCGCGCCATCCTGCTCACCCGGCGCGCGGACGGCGCCCCGCAGGGCTCCCCGCTGACCTGCGGGGTGGACGACGACGGACGGATCGTGGTCTCCACGTATCCCGAGCGCGCCAAGACGAGGAACGCCCGCCGTGACGAGCGGGTCTCCCTGATCGTCCTGTCGGACGAGTGGAACGGCCCCTGGGTCCAGGTCGACGGCACCGCCGAGGTGCTGGACCTGCCCGAGGCACTGGAGCCGCTGGTCACCTACTACCGCAACATCGCCGGCGAGCACCCGGACTGGGACGAGTACCGCGCGGCGATGACCAAGCAGGGCAAGTCCCTGATCCGGATCACCCCCACCCACTGGGGCCCGATCGCCACCGGCGGCTTCCCGGCCCGGCTGGCCTGA
- a CDS encoding (2Fe-2S)-binding protein, translating to MHVSALAPAHPLAPALDRANDVLSTLRFTQEEPRGGPGWVRGSDLAEAGPVLEDFLTWDDERILADYGQRGRPQVVASFALHRYAWPAAVLFTLPYFLLRRVPWLEPADVAFHRADGLITAAARTFSCLPDDPLAGHPDARVVADEEALRAAVREAAAAHLGPVLEGFRPRMRRGSRALWGMATDELTESLWYLGSLLGEEERALAEAQLLLPGGTTPYPGGAAFRDLTGPDGAVLRTRDRVSCCLFYTLRPESTCVTCPRMCDSERIERLTAVR from the coding sequence ATGCACGTCTCCGCTCTCGCCCCGGCCCATCCGCTGGCACCCGCACTCGATCGTGCGAATGATGTCCTGAGCACCCTCCGGTTCACCCAGGAGGAGCCGCGCGGCGGCCCGGGCTGGGTGCGCGGCAGCGATCTCGCCGAGGCGGGGCCGGTGCTGGAGGACTTCCTGACCTGGGACGACGAACGCATTCTCGCCGACTACGGACAGCGGGGCCGGCCACAGGTCGTGGCCAGTTTCGCACTGCACCGGTACGCGTGGCCCGCCGCCGTCCTGTTCACGCTCCCCTACTTCCTGTTGCGCCGGGTGCCGTGGCTGGAGCCGGCGGATGTCGCATTCCATCGCGCCGATGGCCTGATCACGGCAGCCGCCCGCACCTTCAGCTGTCTGCCCGACGATCCGCTGGCCGGTCATCCGGATGCCCGGGTGGTCGCGGACGAGGAGGCGCTGCGGGCGGCGGTGCGCGAGGCGGCGGCCGCCCATCTGGGGCCGGTGCTCGAGGGGTTCCGGCCGCGGATGCGCCGGGGCAGCCGGGCGCTGTGGGGCATGGCGACCGATGAGCTCACCGAGAGCCTGTGGTACCTGGGTTCGCTGCTCGGTGAGGAGGAGCGCGCGCTCGCCGAGGCGCAGTTGCTGCTGCCCGGTGGCACCACCCCCTATCCGGGTGGTGCCGCGTTCCGGGACCTCACCGGTCCGGATGGCGCGGTGCTGCGCACCCGCGACCGGGTGAGCTGCTGTCTCTTCTACACACTGCGTCCCGAGTCCACGTGTGTGACCTGCCCGCGCATGTGTGACAGCGAGCGGATCGAACGGTTGACAGCCGTTCGCTAA